The Salvelinus fontinalis isolate EN_2023a chromosome 31, ASM2944872v1, whole genome shotgun sequence genome has a window encoding:
- the taf13 gene encoding transcription initiation factor TFIID subunit 13 yields MAEEEDEVGFEEDLDDGAGGADGNHGKRKRLFSKELRCMMYGFGDDQNPYTESVDILEDLVIEFVTEMTHKAMSIGRQGRVQVEDIVFLIRKDPRKFARVKDLLTMNEELKRARKAFDEANYGS; encoded by the coding sequence ATGGCGGAGGAGGAAGACGAAGTTGGTTTTGAGGAGGATTTGGATGACGGGGCGGGTGGAGCCGATGGGAACCACGGCAAAAGGAAAAGGCTGTTCTCTAAAGAACTTCGGTGTATGATGTATGGATTTGGAGATGACCAGAATCCCTACACCGAGTCAGTGGACATCCTGGAGGACCTTGTGATCGAGTTCGTCACGGAGATGACACACAAAGCCATGTCCATCGGACGCCAGGGCCGTGTCCAGGTGGAGGACATTGTTTTCCTTATCCGGAAAGATCCAAGGAAGTTTGCCAGAGTGAAAGACCTCTTGACGATGAACGAGGAGCTGAAGAGAGCCCGCAAGGCCTTTGATGAAGCGAACTATGGCTCTTAG
- the tnnc2.2 gene encoding troponin C, skeletal muscle, giving the protein MTDAQQEARSFLSEEMLNEFKAAFDMFDTDGGGDISTKELGQVMRMLGQNPTREELDEIIEEVDEDGSGTIDFEEFLVMMVRLLKEDQAGKSEGELAECFRVFDKNADGYIDREEFAIIIRSTGEQISEEEIDELLKDGDKNADGMLDFDEFLKMMENVQ; this is encoded by the exons ATG ACTGATGCACAACAGGAGGCCCGCTCCTTCTTGAGCGAGGAGATGCTTAACG AATTCAAGGCTGCCTTCGACATGTTCGACACCGACGGTGGCGGTGATATCAGTACCAAGGAGTTGGGTCAGGTCATGAGGATGTTGGGCCAGAACCCGACAAGAGAGGAGTTGGATGAAATCATTGAGGAGGTCGATGAGGATG GCAGCGGCACCATCGACTTCGAGGAGTTCTTGGTCATGATGGTGAGGCTCTTAAAGGAGGACCAGGCCGGAAAGTCTGAGGGAGAGTTGGCGGAATGTTTCCGTGTGTTCGACAA GAATGCCGACGGCTACATCGACAGAGAAGAGTTCGCCATCATCATCCGCAGCACAGGCGAGCAAATCTCAGAGGAGGAGATTGATGAGCTGTTGAAAGATGGAGACAAGAACGCTGATGGCATGTTGGACTTTGATG AATTCCTCAAGATGATGGAAAATGTCCAGTAA
- the LOC129829305 gene encoding olfactory receptor 5AN1, translating into MNSSHLFNRTSPCIAQPFENGTDDNHIFDLGGCLFLSMMPFDTEVNVLICVFLMLTILSLALNGFTLLGLGRSEDLSWEPRYALLKNLILSDIVQTINLGPFVTHCLWQRRTMNFDTWCLIQYFTGSTCIFCTLITITCMAIERYLYVCHAIHYLSILTPLRLRLTISLTWFLSISVGCINITLLHLGEGGYGTATSGLICEPDTVERHMGFPRAAAITRKLVGFIITLLCLLSYVFAYVRMYQDARNAVVPFNTVNTQARNTVLFYCGMLFLQLLPMFLKITSDALWELEGTGAMMAPLTTLSGAGTSLSAGTLHIALLALILVPPCINPLIYGLRNWEVRQALPRLFWWKGERPELDMDRNWVSQIWQLRRVEAF; encoded by the exons ATGAATTCCAGTCACTTGTTCAATCGCACCAGTCCATGCATTGCGCAACCTTTCGAGAACGGAACGGATGACAATCACATCTTCGACCTCGGTGGATGCCTCTTTTTGTCCATGATGCCATTTGATACTGAAGTAAATGTGCTGATTTGTGTGTTCTTGATGCTCACCATCCTCTCTTTGGCTCTTAACGGATTCACTTTGTTGGGACTTGGACGCTCAGAGGACCTGTCTTGGGAGCCACGCTATGCCCTGTTGAAGAACCTGATTCTGAGTGACATTGTGCAAACCATCAATTTGGGCCCGTTTGTGACTCACTGCTTATGGCAGAGAAGGACAATGAACTTCGACACCTGGTGCCTCATCCAGTATTTCACCGGCAGCACCTGTATCTTCTGCACACTCATCACCATCACCTGCATGGCCATTGAGCGATACCTGTATGTGTGCCATGCCATCCACTACCTGTCCATCCTCACCCCACTGCGCCTTCGCCTCACTATCAGCCTCACCTGGTTCTTGTCCATCAGCGTTGGCTGCATTAACATCACCCTACTACACCTGGGGGAGGGGGGATATGGCACAGCAACCTCTGGACTCATATGTGAGCCTGACACCGTGGAACGCCACATGGGTTTCCCCAGGGCAGCAGCTATCACCCGCAAGCTGGTGGGCTTCATCATCACCCTGCTCTGCCTCCTCAGCTACGTCTTTGCCTATGTGCGGATGTACCAGGACGCCCGCAACGCTGTGGTGCCCTTCAACACGGTGAACACGCAGGCACGCAACACTGTGCTTTTCTACTGTGGGATGCTGTTCTTGCAGCTGCTCCCTATGTTCCTCAAGATCACCTCAGATGCTCTGTGGGAGCTGGAGGGCACAGGGGCCATGATGGCTCCCCTGACGACACTCTCTGGGGCTGGGACCTCGCTGTCGGCCGGCACCCTGCACATTGCCCTCCTGGCTCTCATCCTGGTGCCTCCCTGCATCAACCCCCTCATCTATGGCCTCCGCAACTGGGAGGTGCGTCAGGCGTTGCCCAGACTCTTCTGGTGGAAGGGTGAACGCCCTGAGCTAGACATGGACAGGAATTGGGTTTCCCAGATATGGCAACTGAGGAGAG TTGAAGCATTCTAA